One window from the genome of Pseudoalteromonas sp. '520P1 No. 423' encodes:
- a CDS encoding IS3 family transposase (programmed frameshift) — protein MTKKNRVTYSAAIKLETAQLVIDQGYTQEEAAKAMNVGKSTVSKWVAQLKVERSGKSPSASPMTPEQIEIRELKKRIQRIELEKDIFKKGYSSIDVGLSEQFSIIEKLNKSNSHPVKTLCDVFGVHRSSYKYWVNRDKSVSTDDLRLSIEIKAIHKESNGSAGARTISDIASYRGFNLSRYRAAKFMKKLGLVSSQPPNHKYKKAKKEHISIPNLLNRQFDVIEPNQYWCGDVTYVWIGHRWAYLAVVIDLFARKPIGWAISLSPDSELTIAAVDMAYESRGKPKGIMFHSDQGCHYTSLKYRQRLWKYQIKQSMSRRGNCWDNAPMERFFRSFKTEWMPKKGYIDFKEAKGAITDYVIGYYSEIRPHHYNAGLSPNESERRFWLNSKTVAKFS, from the exons ATGACAAAGAAAAACCGTGTAACATATTCTGCAGCGATCAAACTTGAAACAGCTCAGTTAGTAATTGACCAAGGCTACACTCAAGAAGAAGCAGCAAAAGCTATGAATGTGGGTAAATCAACTGTGAGTAAATGGGTTGCCCAGTTAAAGGTTGAGCGAAGCGGAAAATCACCTTCAGCATCACCTATGACGCCTGAACAAATTGAAATTCGAGAACTGAAAAAGCGTATACAGCGAATTGAATTAGAAAAGGATATAT TTAAAAAAGGCTACAGCTCTATTGATGTCGGACTCTCTGAACAATTCTCGATAATCGAGAAACTCAATAAGAGCAATAGTCACCCAGTTAAAACATTATGTGATGTATTTGGCGTACATCGCAGTAGTTATAAATATTGGGTTAACAGAGATAAATCAGTATCAACTGATGATTTAAGGTTATCTATTGAAATCAAAGCAATACATAAAGAAAGTAATGGCTCTGCGGGTGCCAGAACTATCTCTGATATTGCATCTTATCGTGGTTTTAATTTAAGTCGGTATCGAGCGGCTAAATTTATGAAAAAATTAGGACTGGTTAGCTCTCAACCGCCAAATCATAAGTACAAAAAAGCAAAGAAAGAGCATATTTCAATACCCAATTTATTAAACAGACAGTTTGATGTAATTGAACCCAATCAGTATTGGTGTGGTGATGTGACCTATGTTTGGATTGGTCACAGGTGGGCATATTTAGCCGTTGTAATTGATTTATTTGCAAGGAAGCCAATTGGTTGGGCTATCTCCTTGTCTCCAGATAGTGAATTAACAATAGCCGCTGTAGATATGGCTTATGAAAGCAGAGGAAAACCTAAAGGTATCATGTTTCACTCAGATCAAGGCTGTCATTACACAAGCTTAAAGTATCGTCAGAGGCTATGGAAATATCAAATAAAGCAAAGTATGAGTCGACGAGGAAATTGTTGGGATAATGCGCCAATGGAAAGGTTTTTTAGGAGCTTTAAAACTGAATGGATGCCGAAAAAGGGTTACATCGATTTTAAAGAAGCCAAAGGTGCAATTACTGATTACGTAATAGGTTATTACAGCGAGATCAGGCCTCATCACTATAATGCAGGCTTAAGTCCAAATGAATCAGAGCGAAGGTTCTGGTTAAATTCTAAAACTGTGGCCAAATTTAGTTGA
- a CDS encoding HNH endonuclease has protein sequence MIPNGIEFNHIESAIQEIENSEIPKNRESIHYDYLHNNKPYPPKYVIFLASKYAFGNTFDNFTAVMAKDYLKKRGYIVLDRRENSSSKYSLLADYFNQLTGNSVTLSFQDIEMILGNTLPASARKYVAWWANSKSNGSHPWAQIWIKAGWKVNELNLRVSEVEFSRINSLKLTNHDKFDIVFSNVILRKFESKLVGCPLTVKEIKAVLEKVAKAHPELKIADGSIIPKDHAIGNKSPCSCSGTNDQLFHTVSDTANFKQDMFLPCSNNGTSQAALRFFNTYNLKSIVLHESNEQQVGEEREVITKARIGQSLFRKNLHIYWEGCSVTGCLLFSVLKASHIKPWKDSTPQEKVDPNNGLLLSPNLDSLFDGGFISFNSRGAILISLLLSNEDLGTLNINNKMALRKITPEIANYLKYHQENIFQGKL, from the coding sequence ATGATTCCTAATGGAATAGAATTTAATCACATTGAAAGTGCAATACAAGAAATTGAGAATAGTGAAATCCCTAAAAATAGAGAATCAATTCATTATGATTATTTACATAACAACAAGCCTTACCCCCCAAAATATGTCATATTTCTAGCATCAAAATATGCATTTGGTAATACATTTGATAATTTCACTGCTGTAATGGCAAAAGATTATCTTAAAAAAAGGGGTTATATTGTTCTCGATCGAAGAGAAAATAGTTCTAGTAAATATTCATTACTAGCAGATTATTTTAATCAATTAACAGGAAATTCTGTAACACTTTCATTCCAAGATATTGAGATGATACTGGGTAATACTTTACCTGCAAGTGCACGTAAGTATGTCGCATGGTGGGCTAACTCTAAGTCCAATGGTTCACATCCATGGGCACAAATTTGGATAAAAGCCGGTTGGAAAGTTAATGAATTAAATTTAAGAGTGTCAGAAGTTGAATTTTCGAGAATCAACAGCTTAAAGCTTACCAATCACGATAAGTTCGACATTGTATTTTCTAATGTAATACTAAGAAAATTTGAATCAAAATTGGTTGGTTGCCCATTAACAGTTAAAGAAATAAAGGCAGTATTAGAAAAAGTAGCGAAAGCACATCCTGAGTTAAAAATTGCTGACGGTAGCATAATCCCCAAAGACCATGCCATTGGAAACAAATCGCCGTGTTCGTGCTCCGGAACAAATGACCAACTTTTTCATACTGTAAGTGATACAGCCAATTTTAAACAAGATATGTTTCTACCCTGTTCAAATAATGGAACCTCTCAGGCCGCACTAAGATTCTTTAATACTTATAATTTAAAATCAATTGTCTTACATGAAAGTAATGAACAACAAGTAGGTGAAGAAAGAGAAGTTATTACTAAAGCTAGAATTGGTCAAAGCTTATTCAGAAAAAACTTGCATATATATTGGGAGGGATGCTCAGTTACAGGATGTCTGTTATTTTCAGTGTTAAAGGCTTCACATATAAAGCCCTGGAAAGATTCTACCCCACAAGAGAAAGTAGATCCTAATAATGGGTTATTATTATCACCAAATCTAGATTCATTATTTGACGGTGGCTTTATTAGCTTTAATAGTCGTGGAGCCATTCTGATATCCCTTTTATTGTCTAATGAAGATTTAGGCACACTCAACATAAATAATAAGATGGCATTAAGGAAGATAACCCCTGAAATAGCCAACTACCTTAAGTATCATCAGGAAAATATCTTTCAAGGTAAACTATAA
- a CDS encoding TnsD family Tn7-like transposition protein — MNQLVWFPGECAYSLVARAYLQSPYCSWGETNKEMFNVKHVRINVILPGRLTAFAELTAHSIDEVRVKATGHVLFGLGLIDIKSRERLINTSTETGERAFGSSLLAVSKLTFAQEIKACPLCVIADEAKYGVPYWHIIHQYHGVSVCPKHGVRLAVHKTGEGGINHQYVLPLWEKDEEIKPSNITEKTLSRYIEKLHELLCVFTPITPLNKLYQQWLSDRELLTSNGHIRWRILKPQLLSYWHSLFCSIEPVLPLELKGFQFVPIMVHKPRNMHYIKHVLLMAFLSRTPEEFFNGPAEAEQECEAKVKPARNIEERALELLFAGNSMRSVASQLSCSIGYLKQLALRNNIEIERRRQHISADIERTVWRKAFYGIHREVIANELDISVGAVEQIIQSHQGLSQWRHHLLMVRRLMAHQKELLAFTVSHPGKPRNYIKEHCGAYMWLYKNDKDWLYQHLPPPQSRIYYPSVDWSARDIVLVAQLMSLKPIYSSLSQIDRELGGHGWLLKYRNQLPMSLEFAKKLLVLPKV, encoded by the coding sequence ATGAATCAGCTTGTTTGGTTTCCGGGTGAATGCGCATATAGTCTTGTTGCGAGAGCTTATTTACAATCGCCTTACTGCTCTTGGGGTGAAACGAATAAAGAAATGTTTAATGTAAAGCATGTACGGATTAATGTAATACTTCCTGGGCGTTTAACTGCTTTTGCAGAGCTGACGGCTCATTCAATAGATGAAGTACGTGTAAAAGCCACAGGGCATGTATTGTTTGGGTTAGGGCTAATTGATATTAAGTCGCGTGAGCGACTTATCAATACAAGCACTGAAACAGGAGAGAGGGCTTTTGGCTCAAGCTTACTTGCCGTTTCTAAGCTTACTTTTGCTCAAGAGATAAAAGCGTGTCCATTGTGTGTTATAGCTGATGAGGCTAAGTATGGCGTTCCGTATTGGCATATTATTCATCAATATCATGGTGTATCAGTTTGCCCTAAGCACGGCGTTAGATTGGCCGTTCACAAAACAGGTGAGGGTGGAATAAATCATCAATATGTTTTGCCTTTATGGGAAAAAGATGAAGAAATAAAGCCTTCAAATATTACTGAGAAAACTCTTAGCCGTTACATTGAAAAATTACATGAGCTTCTTTGCGTCTTTACGCCAATCACACCGCTCAATAAATTGTACCAACAATGGTTATCAGACAGAGAGTTATTAACTAGTAATGGTCATATACGCTGGAGAATTTTAAAACCACAACTGCTTTCTTATTGGCACTCGTTATTTTGCTCTATTGAGCCAGTACTACCTCTAGAGCTAAAAGGTTTTCAGTTTGTTCCTATCATGGTTCACAAGCCCAGAAATATGCATTACATCAAACATGTGTTGCTAATGGCTTTTCTGAGTAGAACGCCGGAAGAATTTTTTAACGGGCCAGCTGAAGCTGAACAAGAGTGCGAGGCTAAAGTAAAGCCAGCAAGAAATATTGAAGAGCGTGCACTTGAACTGCTATTTGCAGGCAACTCAATGAGAAGTGTCGCTTCCCAGCTATCATGCAGTATTGGCTATCTGAAGCAACTAGCTTTACGAAATAACATTGAGATAGAAAGGCGGCGTCAGCACATTTCTGCTGATATTGAACGCACGGTTTGGCGAAAGGCTTTTTACGGTATACACCGTGAAGTCATCGCAAATGAGCTTGATATTTCAGTCGGTGCAGTTGAGCAAATCATTCAAAGTCACCAAGGACTATCACAGTGGCGTCATCATTTACTGATGGTCAGGCGCTTAATGGCTCATCAGAAAGAGTTATTGGCGTTTACGGTCTCACATCCAGGAAAACCCAGAAACTATATTAAAGAGCACTGTGGCGCGTATATGTGGCTATATAAAAACGATAAAGACTGGTTATATCAACATTTGCCACCTCCACAATCTCGTATTTATTATCCAAGCGTTGATTGGAGTGCACGAGACATCGTTTTAGTCGCCCAACTCATGTCGTTAAAACCGATATATAGCTCATTATCGCAAATAGACAGAGAGCTAGGTGGGCATGGCTGGCTTTTGAAATATAGGAATCAGCTGCCGATGTCATTAGAGTTTGCTAAAAAACTATTGGTATTGCCAAAGGTGTGA
- a CDS encoding reverse transcriptase family protein: MTIGPTHSYLKTGLSKGFSKEKLLTILESSHEKESKSLSYIHSLKHISHITGVHYIVLRNIVLRNSNPYLVYNLKKKVSGYRDISSPNDDLKLVQKWIAQNILINIEPHWRCYSYHKGASIIKCAQEHVESKWLIKLDINNFFGSIQESQVYDVFKSQNYNSLVSFEMARLCTINTEFDHSSSIKHWVKYRNKRSTSPYSSLKIKRFGHLPQGSPTSPHLSNIIFKSADIELQSIAQRYSLVYTRYSDDLSFSTGDKKFNRKHAKAFITEVSKILKKHHYQLNSKKTKIIPPSKSKVILGLNVDGDTPKLTKSFKQRLNFHIRGIQEFGIIEHSQHSHFNSIFGMINIISGKINFAKSVDINYGNKTELIFKKILQQEGLI, from the coding sequence GTGACAATCGGCCCTACTCATTCGTACCTTAAAACTGGATTATCAAAAGGCTTTTCTAAAGAAAAACTCCTTACCATACTTGAGTCTTCACATGAAAAAGAGTCTAAATCTCTTTCTTATATACACAGCCTAAAACACATCAGTCACATTACAGGGGTTCATTACATTGTTTTGAGGAACATTGTTTTGAGAAACTCTAACCCTTATTTGGTATACAACCTGAAGAAAAAAGTGTCTGGGTATCGTGACATTTCATCGCCAAATGATGATTTAAAGCTAGTACAAAAATGGATAGCCCAAAATATTCTAATAAACATTGAGCCTCATTGGCGATGTTATTCATACCATAAAGGCGCATCAATTATTAAGTGTGCTCAAGAACATGTAGAATCAAAGTGGTTGATCAAACTAGATATAAATAATTTTTTTGGTTCTATACAAGAATCTCAAGTTTACGACGTTTTTAAAAGTCAGAATTACAACTCATTAGTTTCTTTTGAAATGGCTAGGTTATGTACAATCAATACTGAATTTGATCATAGCTCATCCATAAAGCATTGGGTGAAATATAGGAACAAAAGATCTACTTCACCTTATAGTTCTCTAAAAATAAAAAGGTTTGGCCATTTACCTCAAGGCTCTCCAACCAGTCCTCATTTATCAAATATTATTTTTAAAAGTGCGGATATTGAATTACAAAGCATTGCCCAAAGGTACTCCTTAGTTTACACAAGGTATTCAGATGACCTTAGCTTTTCGACAGGTGATAAAAAATTTAACCGGAAACATGCAAAAGCTTTTATTACTGAGGTATCGAAAATATTAAAAAAACATCATTACCAATTAAATTCAAAGAAAACAAAAATAATACCACCTAGTAAGAGTAAGGTTATTTTAGGGCTTAATGTTGATGGAGATACCCCTAAACTAACTAAGTCTTTCAAACAGCGCCTAAACTTTCACATTCGTGGAATCCAAGAGTTTGGCATAATAGAGCACTCACAACACAGTCATTTTAATTCAATTTTTGGGATGATAAATATAATATCAGGAAAGATAAATTTTGCTAAAAGTGTTGATATAAATTACGGAAATAAAACTGAGTTGATTTTTAAAAAAATATTACAGCAAGAAGGATTAATATAA
- a CDS encoding viperin family antiviral radical SAM protein, giving the protein MSIQNNYVENSTSSLINKSDELVINWHITEACNYSCAYCFAKWGKPNELHRSLEAIEKLLDNLADYFIRGSSPLKQKLGYKSVRLNIAGGEPMMLGSTFSIVLMLAKQKGFKTSIITNGHYLLNSKFDLPNNVLDMVGISFDSQNYGVRCQIGRVDRKGNSLSSDDLIFALAKLSNTQKGIKTKINTVVNKLNWQEDFSSLISEINPYKWKALQVMPYGEDNLLISNEQFNNFVDKHSNAGLPIFAESNFAMTESYLMIDPKGCFYQNSSGGSGYQYSESINKVGAAKALKQISFNEAVFIARYLPIEPVVFIGEGAML; this is encoded by the coding sequence ATGTCTATACAAAACAACTACGTCGAAAATTCGACTTCTTCACTCATCAATAAATCAGATGAGCTAGTAATAAATTGGCACATAACTGAAGCATGCAACTATAGCTGTGCTTACTGCTTTGCTAAGTGGGGAAAGCCAAATGAATTGCATCGTTCACTTGAGGCTATTGAAAAGCTTTTAGATAACTTAGCGGACTACTTCATTAGAGGTAGTTCACCACTGAAGCAAAAGCTGGGCTATAAAAGTGTCCGTCTTAATATTGCTGGCGGTGAGCCAATGATGTTGGGCAGTACCTTTTCAATAGTTTTGATGTTAGCGAAACAGAAAGGTTTTAAAACCTCAATTATAACTAACGGCCACTACCTGCTAAATAGTAAATTTGACCTTCCTAATAATGTATTGGATATGGTTGGGATTAGTTTTGATAGTCAAAACTATGGTGTTAGATGTCAAATAGGGAGAGTTGATAGAAAAGGGAACTCATTAAGTTCTGATGATTTGATTTTTGCATTAGCAAAGTTATCAAATACACAGAAAGGTATTAAAACAAAAATTAATACTGTCGTGAATAAGCTTAATTGGCAGGAGGATTTTTCTAGTTTAATATCAGAAATAAATCCTTATAAATGGAAAGCATTACAGGTCATGCCATATGGTGAAGACAACCTCCTTATTTCCAATGAACAATTTAATAATTTCGTTGATAAGCATAGTAATGCAGGATTACCAATCTTTGCTGAATCTAATTTCGCTATGACTGAATCATATTTAATGATTGATCCTAAAGGGTGTTTTTATCAAAACTCGTCAGGTGGCTCTGGTTATCAATACAGTGAGAGTATAAATAAAGTAGGTGCAGCAAAAGCATTAAAGCAAATTAGTTTTAACGAAGCAGTCTTTATTGCTCGTTACCTTCCTATTGAACCTGTTGTGTTTATTGGTGAAGGAGCTATGTTATGA
- a CDS encoding TniQ family protein, whose product MNSLQTLFPGEDILAAPARWHYLTGTGAMAHSYKEMGLSVDAQGPHRLFNSCTLNILDVIGKSINDESVRKHSIINLELAYLTSAERKQWLDNKIKPRFTALASVHPKRWRWCPDCVVVDEASFGMPYYHRDHQLPGVFHCKKHSLGLVEECAECGWQVTHIKDQQVPPIDNLCPCCGFWLSSYDGLFTDNMAVIEEAILQLVNNEPEMDLLHQHQLNLCSQIGIPPNLQNTMAEQKKLSSWRGKFLAYYSPSEIKSWFNNFSGTNGLLVPSMMRSSRLTMCNGKATPIHPLVHLLAMQFINSHQIKDEAYESACLVSG is encoded by the coding sequence ATGAATAGCTTACAAACACTGTTTCCTGGGGAAGATATCTTAGCAGCTCCTGCTAGATGGCACTATTTAACAGGAACAGGAGCAATGGCTCATAGTTATAAAGAAATGGGGTTAAGCGTTGATGCACAAGGCCCACATAGGCTATTTAACTCATGCACGCTGAACATTTTGGATGTTATTGGAAAAAGCATTAATGATGAGAGTGTCAGAAAGCATAGCATTATAAATCTAGAGTTGGCCTATTTAACTTCAGCAGAGCGAAAGCAGTGGTTAGATAATAAAATAAAACCAAGATTTACTGCGCTAGCGAGTGTACACCCTAAACGTTGGCGTTGGTGTCCGGATTGTGTTGTTGTAGATGAAGCCTCTTTTGGAATGCCGTATTATCATCGAGACCATCAGTTGCCGGGCGTATTTCATTGTAAAAAACACTCCCTTGGGTTGGTTGAGGAATGTGCTGAATGCGGGTGGCAGGTTACACATATTAAAGACCAGCAAGTACCTCCTATAGATAATCTCTGTCCGTGCTGCGGCTTTTGGCTAAGTAGTTATGATGGACTATTCACTGACAACATGGCCGTGATTGAGGAGGCTATTTTACAGTTAGTAAATAATGAACCTGAAATGGATTTATTACACCAACATCAATTGAATTTGTGCTCTCAAATAGGGATTCCTCCTAATTTGCAAAACACGATGGCAGAGCAAAAAAAATTAAGCAGTTGGCGTGGTAAATTTCTCGCCTACTATTCACCTTCAGAAATTAAGAGTTGGTTTAATAATTTTAGTGGGACTAACGGCTTGCTCGTACCTTCGATGATGCGTAGTTCTCGTTTAACCATGTGTAACGGTAAAGCGACTCCTATACATCCATTGGTTCATTTGCTTGCTATGCAGTTTATAAACAGCCATCAGATAAAGGATGAAGCTTATGAATCAGCTTGTTTGGTTTCCGGGTGA
- a CDS encoding IS3 family transposase (programmed frameshift) gives MTSKRRTFTKEFKLEAASLVLEQSYSIPEAARSLGVGETALRRWVRQLSDERSGTTPKSKALTPEQQKIQELEARVNRLEREKSIFKKGYSSLNVRRNEQYTLINKLSGHESTELICDVFEVPRSSFYDFKQSKKVINKQEIELRAKVNELFKLSRSSAGSRSLVMMLGEDGFNIGRFKVRRIMKDMHLISKQPGSHAYKKTTVERPDIPNLLDREFNVSQPNHVWCGDITYIWAGNCWVYLAVVLDLYSRRVVGWSLSNKPDADLVVSALDRAYQQRGKPTGLMFHSDQGSQYGSIKFRQRLWRYRITQSMSRRGNCWDNAPMERVFRSLKSEWVPTNGYHSIKEAEQDISSYLMKYYNWRRPHSYNNGFSPAKPEENLNLMSGIS, from the exons ATGACTAGTAAACGTCGAACTTTTACAAAAGAATTTAAATTAGAAGCTGCAAGTTTGGTGCTTGAACAAAGTTATAGTATTCCTGAAGCTGCTCGTTCACTTGGTGTCGGTGAAACAGCATTAAGGCGCTGGGTACGGCAATTGAGTGATGAACGTAGTGGTACTACGCCAAAGTCCAAAGCGCTAACACCTGAGCAGCAAAAGATTCAAGAATTAGAAGCTAGAGTTAATCGCCTAGAGCGGGAAAAATCTATTT TTAAAAAAGGCTACAGCTCTCTTAATGTCAGACGAAATGAACAATATACGTTAATCAACAAGTTAAGTGGGCATGAGTCTACAGAGTTGATTTGTGACGTATTTGAAGTACCACGTTCTAGTTTTTATGACTTTAAGCAATCTAAAAAAGTTATTAACAAGCAAGAGATAGAGTTACGAGCAAAGGTAAATGAGCTATTCAAACTTAGTAGAAGCTCTGCTGGAAGCCGAAGCCTGGTTATGATGCTTGGTGAAGATGGCTTCAACATAGGTCGCTTCAAAGTAAGGCGTATCATGAAGGATATGCACTTAATCAGTAAACAGCCGGGTTCGCATGCTTATAAAAAGACAACCGTTGAACGACCTGACATTCCAAATCTATTGGATCGAGAATTTAATGTTTCGCAGCCAAATCATGTTTGGTGCGGTGATATCACTTATATTTGGGCCGGTAATTGTTGGGTATATCTTGCGGTAGTACTCGACTTATATTCAAGACGAGTTGTTGGTTGGTCATTATCGAACAAGCCTGATGCTGACCTTGTAGTATCAGCATTAGACAGAGCCTATCAACAGCGTGGAAAACCTACAGGGCTGATGTTCCATTCTGATCAAGGTAGCCAATATGGAAGCATAAAATTCCGTCAACGATTATGGCGTTATAGAATAACTCAGAGTATGAGTCGCCGCGGCAACTGTTGGGACAATGCACCGATGGAACGTGTGTTTAGAAGTTTAAAATCAGAATGGGTACCAACCAATGGCTATCATTCAATTAAAGAAGCAGAGCAGGATATCAGTTCTTATTTAATGAAATACTATAACTGGCGCAGGCCACATAGTTATAACAACGGGTTTTCTCCTGCTAAACCAGAAGAAAACCTTAATTTAATGTCCGGAATTAGTTGA
- a CDS encoding DUF1566 domain-containing protein codes for MKEYPINGVFVDLVNKTIWENTSSTLQSAKYTWYQAEEYCNSLSISDYTNWRLSSRKELHQLYQSVNGNSIQEASQIQKKYNSNSNFGIWSDHTEVQNVRGGYTVTYGSNAYDGQNSSSFIIDSKNPYSSKTRDDYHKTQVICILDS; via the coding sequence TTGAAAGAATATCCGATTAATGGTGTTTTTGTTGATTTAGTTAATAAAACTATTTGGGAAAATACCTCTTCAACACTCCAGAGTGCAAAGTATACTTGGTATCAAGCTGAAGAATACTGTAATAGCTTATCTATTTCTGATTACACTAATTGGCGATTATCAAGTAGGAAAGAGCTTCATCAGCTGTATCAATCGGTAAATGGAAATAGCATTCAAGAAGCCTCTCAAATACAAAAGAAATACAATTCTAATAGTAACTTTGGTATTTGGAGTGATCACACAGAAGTACAAAATGTACGTGGTGGTTATACAGTTACCTATGGCAGTAACGCATATGATGGGCAAAACTCTAGTTCTTTTATAATCGATAGTAAAAACCCCTACTCATCAAAAACTAGAGATGATTATCATAAAACACAAGTTATATGTATTTTAGATAGCTAA
- a CDS encoding DUF2778 domain-containing protein produces MTKRENRIKVNVKTTDADLLISKNVKELSPSSESLNSFDRLTFDGYRLRWHGASPAEYNAFSGQSDLSARESKKDLGPTPQGLFAIDPANIEELEPSNDWGSYRVKIEPYRSTVQRMSNCFDAIRTSMYIHGGKVNGTSGCIEINDDQQEKAFFEKLKSYGRKIELEVRFVGEMENKLEESKCPY; encoded by the coding sequence ATGACTAAGCGTGAAAATAGAATAAAAGTAAATGTAAAAACCACAGACGCTGATTTACTAATTTCAAAAAATGTGAAAGAACTCTCACCTAGTAGTGAAAGCTTGAACTCATTCGATAGATTAACTTTCGATGGTTATCGGTTGAGGTGGCATGGTGCTTCCCCAGCAGAATACAACGCTTTCTCTGGTCAATCAGATTTGTCAGCTAGAGAGTCGAAGAAAGACTTAGGCCCAACTCCTCAGGGGTTGTTTGCAATTGATCCGGCAAATATTGAGGAATTGGAACCAAGTAACGATTGGGGGAGCTATAGGGTTAAGATAGAACCTTACCGCTCCACTGTACAAAGAATGAGTAATTGCTTTGATGCTATTAGAACCAGCATGTACATACACGGTGGTAAAGTGAATGGAACTAGCGGATGTATTGAAATTAATGACGACCAACAAGAAAAAGCTTTCTTCGAAAAATTAAAAAGCTACGGAAGAAAGATTGAACTTGAGGTTAGGTTTGTTGGCGAGATGGAAAACAAACTCGAAGAATCAAAATGTCCTTATTAA
- the tnpB gene encoding IS66 family insertion sequence element accessory protein TnpB (TnpB, as the term is used for proteins encoded by IS66 family insertion elements, is considered an accessory protein, since TnpC, encoded by a neighboring gene, is a DDE family transposase.), whose translation MICPQQVYLVTGFTDMRKSINGLSIIVAEQLELDPLNQAWYVFCNKHRDKLKILFWDTNGFWLYYRRLEQGRFQWPKNSCSLAAMGIEQRQLQWLLSGLPVSNPSRHHTLSGLSVM comes from the coding sequence ATGATCTGTCCTCAACAGGTATATTTGGTCACTGGCTTTACTGACATGCGTAAATCCATAAATGGTTTATCAATCATTGTTGCTGAGCAACTTGAGTTAGATCCTCTCAATCAAGCTTGGTATGTTTTTTGTAATAAACATCGCGATAAGCTAAAAATTTTATTTTGGGATACTAATGGTTTTTGGCTCTATTATCGACGTTTAGAACAAGGTCGCTTTCAATGGCCGAAAAACAGTTGTTCATTGGCTGCTATGGGTATTGAACAACGCCAGTTGCAATGGTTACTCTCAGGCTTGCCTGTTAGTAATCCGTCACGACATCACACATTATCAGGCCTATCGGTTATGTGA